A genomic region of uncultured Paludibaculum sp. contains the following coding sequences:
- a CDS encoding Wzz/FepE/Etk N-terminal domain-containing protein, which produces MQHLGQIDQHGLTRTRLLELVKRFWPIVLTTFLTGTVAMYLILQVFFTDIYESNARLLVKVGRENVETPPTVRNGQVFSQGVRSADITSEVQILSSQVLLERVVEKLGADRFKSVLVPPESWLGYPKYAAKYVARQVKQAYRETLIFLALEKRVTPGQEAVLRLVDGVKVEPIKDSDILVLKVRTPSPQLCIDVADSLLAAYLKDRTAIRRTPGGSEFFAARVQEASKQLEALQRTRATVRARWNISSPDEERSLYLKQLNGLQAELVQSGAELARLTQQKDSMQQRSQGMPEMMKKEQVVAPNPAILTVKDRLTALKVERAKLASRYLPDSEMLKKFDSEITDLESALASEQATIVNSVTTETNPTRREFQAGIELQSVQIAGIKGKTDFLRAPVAQLSNDVKNIDRGADEVAKVNREYHRAEENYLFYAKRLEEAQMSEVLDSQRVANVVVVETPETPILPVAPKKQFLLGIAMAVSLVLGIALSAFLETTDDRIMGERSILEMDDFAYLGTVELGGSR; this is translated from the coding sequence ATGCAGCACTTAGGACAGATCGATCAACACGGCCTCACTCGCACCCGGCTTCTCGAGCTCGTGAAGCGCTTCTGGCCCATCGTACTGACGACGTTCCTCACAGGAACCGTCGCGATGTACCTGATCCTGCAAGTGTTCTTCACGGACATCTATGAGTCGAACGCCCGCTTGCTGGTCAAGGTCGGCCGCGAGAATGTGGAAACCCCGCCGACAGTGCGGAATGGCCAGGTCTTCAGCCAGGGCGTGCGCTCGGCCGACATCACCTCGGAGGTTCAGATCCTCTCTTCGCAGGTTCTGCTCGAGAGGGTTGTCGAGAAACTGGGCGCCGACCGCTTTAAGAGCGTCCTGGTGCCGCCCGAGTCCTGGCTAGGCTATCCGAAGTACGCCGCCAAGTACGTCGCTCGTCAAGTTAAGCAGGCTTACCGGGAAACGCTGATCTTCCTGGCTCTGGAGAAACGCGTAACGCCCGGCCAGGAGGCTGTCCTGCGCCTGGTAGACGGCGTAAAGGTGGAGCCCATCAAGGATTCCGACATCCTGGTTCTGAAGGTCCGCACACCCAGCCCGCAGTTGTGCATCGATGTCGCCGACTCCCTGCTGGCCGCCTATCTGAAGGACCGTACCGCGATACGGCGCACTCCCGGCGGCTCGGAGTTCTTCGCGGCGAGGGTGCAGGAGGCGTCGAAGCAACTGGAGGCGCTACAGCGCACGCGAGCCACTGTGCGAGCCCGCTGGAACATCAGCTCGCCCGACGAGGAACGGTCCCTCTATCTGAAACAGCTGAATGGCCTCCAGGCCGAACTCGTGCAGAGCGGCGCTGAACTGGCCCGGCTTACTCAACAGAAGGACTCGATGCAACAGAGGTCTCAGGGCATGCCTGAGATGATGAAAAAGGAGCAGGTGGTCGCGCCCAACCCCGCCATCCTCACAGTGAAGGATCGTCTCACGGCGCTGAAGGTGGAGCGCGCCAAGCTGGCCAGCCGCTATCTGCCCGATTCGGAGATGCTCAAGAAGTTCGATTCCGAGATCACCGACCTTGAATCCGCCTTGGCCAGCGAGCAGGCCACCATCGTCAACTCAGTCACGACGGAAACGAACCCCACACGCCGCGAGTTCCAGGCCGGCATTGAGTTGCAGAGCGTCCAGATCGCGGGCATCAAAGGCAAGACTGACTTCCTGCGTGCTCCAGTCGCCCAGCTCTCCAATGACGTTAAGAACATCGATCGTGGCGCGGACGAGGTCGCCAAGGTCAATCGTGAGTATCATCGCGCGGAAGAGAACTATCTCTTCTATGCGAAGCGCCTGGAAGAAGCCCAGATGTCCGAGGTGCTCGACTCGCAACGCGTGGCGAACGTCGTCGTTGTGGAGACACCCGAGACGCCCATTCTGCCGGTGGCGCCGAAGAAGCAGTTCCTGCTCGGCATCGCCATGGCCGTCTCACTTGTGCTCGGCATTGCGTTGTCGGCCTTTCTGGAAACCACCGACGACCGCATTATGGGCGAGCGCAGCATTCTCGAAATGGACGACTTTGCCTACCTCGGCACTGTCGAACTGGGGGGCAGCCGCTAA
- a CDS encoding O-antigen ligase family protein, translated as MRRALNADGLNLGGTPQMLALAMLVGLSGSFVLAALATAVSPVKALIGVLGAAVAVAMMLFPELAVPILCLSLPFERIGRLTDDVDTVAVSASRILGLIALASLVLHAALRKKKLHFELPVFLYGGYVAIGLMSNAWAWTPEETYRDGFRILGNLLFFFLIINAVRDYATAKRVVILWLVASMAAGLYSLGEYYYAPQTGQISESEMGLQSTRSTTVVTDLSEARSLGGGVRRLFGTTAHPTLYGLNMTMTLPFLLWAMRTNRGLWKVLCFAGILIAAYSVFLSNTRAVLLLAAFTVVFCLLRGLWRPNLQGVLALGLLAAAVLPFIPEDVYLRTLDPSLYTTSKGDSIRVRFKFWSKSWDLIGETWWHGIGNGDETTLQKMVTDEDTGYLSTQGLKASAHNEFIWVMVEVGIFGYLCFWGFVGYVTTAAFRAATLMRRAHAGEEYLFCLACQGLLIGIPMFAMQSEAFHYPLKAWWLVAPISCMMLRVARERVAVQRQELAEAVS; from the coding sequence TTGCGGAGAGCACTGAACGCGGATGGCCTCAACTTGGGCGGCACGCCCCAGATGCTGGCCCTGGCCATGTTAGTGGGTCTCTCCGGGTCGTTCGTGCTGGCAGCATTGGCGACCGCGGTCTCGCCTGTAAAGGCCCTGATCGGCGTCCTCGGCGCGGCTGTCGCCGTGGCGATGATGCTCTTTCCGGAATTGGCCGTTCCCATACTGTGCCTGTCCCTGCCGTTTGAGCGCATCGGCCGGCTCACCGACGATGTTGATACCGTGGCCGTGTCCGCCAGCCGCATCCTGGGCCTGATCGCTCTGGCGAGCCTGGTTCTACACGCCGCGCTACGGAAGAAGAAACTGCATTTTGAGCTGCCCGTGTTTCTATATGGAGGCTACGTCGCCATCGGCCTGATGAGCAACGCGTGGGCCTGGACGCCCGAAGAGACCTACCGCGACGGGTTCCGGATCCTGGGCAACCTGCTGTTCTTCTTCCTCATCATCAATGCCGTCCGGGACTACGCAACAGCGAAGCGCGTCGTCATCCTCTGGCTGGTGGCCTCCATGGCGGCCGGCCTCTACTCGCTGGGCGAGTACTACTACGCGCCGCAGACCGGCCAGATCTCCGAGAGCGAGATGGGGCTGCAGAGCACGCGCAGCACGACGGTGGTAACGGACTTGTCCGAGGCGAGGTCGTTGGGCGGCGGTGTGCGAAGACTCTTCGGGACCACTGCCCATCCGACGCTTTACGGCCTCAACATGACGATGACCCTGCCGTTCCTGCTGTGGGCCATGCGCACCAATCGCGGGCTGTGGAAGGTTCTCTGCTTCGCGGGCATTCTCATTGCGGCCTATAGCGTCTTCCTCAGCAATACCCGCGCCGTCCTGCTGCTGGCCGCCTTCACCGTGGTCTTCTGCCTGTTGCGCGGATTGTGGCGCCCCAACCTACAGGGGGTTCTCGCCCTGGGCCTCCTGGCTGCGGCAGTGCTTCCCTTTATCCCTGAGGACGTCTATCTCCGCACTCTGGATCCGTCGCTCTATACGACATCGAAGGGTGATTCCATTCGCGTCCGTTTCAAGTTCTGGTCGAAGAGCTGGGACCTGATTGGCGAGACGTGGTGGCACGGCATCGGCAACGGTGACGAGACGACGCTTCAGAAGATGGTGACCGACGAGGATACGGGGTACTTGTCCACTCAGGGGCTGAAGGCCTCCGCGCACAACGAGTTCATTTGGGTGATGGTCGAGGTAGGCATTTTTGGCTACCTCTGCTTCTGGGGCTTCGTCGGCTACGTCACCACGGCCGCCTTTCGCGCCGCGACTCTGATGCGCCGCGCGCACGCCGGCGAGGAGTATCTGTTCTGTCTGGCCTGCCAAGGTCTTCTCATTGGTATACCCATGTTTGCCATGCAGAGTGAAGCGTTCCATTACCCGTTGAAGGCCTGGTGGCTGGTGGCGCCCATCAGCTGCATGATGCTGCGCGTGGCGCGGGAACGAGTCGCCGTGCAACGGCAGGAACTGGCGGAGGCTGTGTCATGA
- a CDS encoding glycosyltransferase family 2 protein produces MSTTPDVSIILVGRNSSKHLASCLDSLSSVEWGEFTGEVIYVDNASVDGSTELVRARCPDAKIISNSSNVGFCGACNQAIRASRARYVYLLNNDTLLLPNSIRPLVEFIDANPRAGAAGNRLLNPDGTDQWSARRFPSWRNALVGRRTPFSRYFARSSALRDYLYKEQMAGTEPFAVDWVPGSCTLVRREACERIGLLPEDLHYWSDAVFCIRLKRAGWTIHIVPTSPLVHFEGEGTGRKTAAVRRWLISDFHRGAYHFYCEQNGFGSAHPARWLVKGALSIRAGLLIFADRVAHVETANNGGT; encoded by the coding sequence ATGAGCACAACACCGGACGTCAGCATTATCCTCGTGGGCCGCAACTCCAGCAAACACCTGGCGAGCTGCCTCGATTCTCTTTCGTCCGTCGAATGGGGCGAGTTCACGGGCGAGGTGATCTACGTCGACAACGCCTCGGTCGATGGAAGCACGGAACTGGTTCGAGCCCGCTGCCCGGACGCGAAGATCATCTCGAACTCGTCGAACGTGGGCTTCTGCGGGGCCTGCAATCAGGCCATTCGCGCCAGCCGGGCCCGCTACGTCTACCTGCTGAATAACGACACACTCCTGCTGCCCAATTCGATCCGGCCGCTGGTGGAATTTATCGACGCGAATCCCCGGGCCGGCGCGGCCGGAAACCGGTTGCTCAACCCGGACGGGACCGACCAGTGGTCCGCACGGCGGTTTCCCAGTTGGCGCAACGCACTGGTGGGGCGCAGAACCCCCTTCAGCCGCTACTTCGCGCGCTCATCCGCCCTGCGCGATTACCTCTACAAAGAACAGATGGCGGGCACCGAGCCCTTCGCCGTCGATTGGGTGCCCGGCTCCTGCACCCTGGTCCGACGAGAGGCCTGCGAGCGCATTGGCCTGCTGCCGGAGGACCTTCACTATTGGAGCGACGCAGTCTTCTGCATCCGCCTCAAACGGGCCGGCTGGACCATTCATATCGTGCCCACCTCTCCTCTGGTCCACTTCGAGGGTGAGGGCACCGGCCGCAAGACGGCGGCAGTCAGGCGTTGGCTGATTTCGGACTTTCATCGCGGCGCCTACCATTTCTATTGCGAACAAAACGGGTTTGGAAGCGCACACCCTGCAAGATGGTTAGTGAAGGGGGCTCTCAGCATTCGTGCCGGCCTCCTGATCTTCGCGGACAGAGTGGCGCATGTTGAAACTGCTAACAACGGAGGAACTTAA
- a CDS encoding sugar transferase: MDAEVGVRSRPAEPQVDFEDELKRRSIPVRAPAVSWDQRLVEILVAGVVLLITSPIIAMMALIIKLGTPGRVLFFQDRMGLKGRTFKFVKFRTLYADARQRFPDLYAYQYTDEELRALKFKVTNDPRVTPQGRWMRKTTLDELPNFWNVLTGDMALVGPRPEIPEMLKYYDGHMLEKFSVRPGITGLAQISGRGALGFHETVELDVAYVRNRTLALDLKIILLTLVKMVTQEGAF; this comes from the coding sequence ATGGACGCCGAAGTAGGAGTCCGAAGTCGACCGGCGGAACCGCAGGTCGACTTCGAAGATGAACTAAAGAGACGGTCAATACCTGTTCGTGCCCCGGCCGTGTCCTGGGATCAGCGCCTGGTGGAGATCCTGGTGGCCGGAGTCGTATTGCTCATCACTTCGCCGATCATCGCCATGATGGCCTTGATCATCAAGCTGGGCACCCCAGGCAGGGTACTCTTCTTCCAGGACCGCATGGGCCTGAAGGGCCGGACTTTCAAGTTCGTCAAATTCCGGACACTGTACGCCGATGCCCGCCAACGCTTCCCGGATCTGTACGCCTATCAGTACACCGATGAGGAACTACGCGCCCTCAAGTTCAAGGTCACCAATGATCCACGGGTGACGCCGCAGGGCCGCTGGATGCGCAAGACCACGCTGGACGAGTTGCCCAACTTCTGGAACGTCCTGACGGGCGACATGGCACTGGTGGGTCCTCGCCCCGAGATCCCCGAGATGCTGAAGTACTATGACGGCCACATGCTGGAGAAGTTCTCGGTACGCCCTGGAATCACGGGGCTGGCGCAGATTTCAGGCCGCGGCGCGCTGGGCTTTCACGAAACCGTCGAACTCGATGTGGCCTATGTCCGCAACAGAACATTAGCGCTCGATCTGAAGATTATCCTGCTGACGCTCGTTAAGATGGTGACACAGGAAGGGGCGTTCTAG
- a CDS encoding CpsD/CapB family tyrosine-protein kinase → MTKPRMSAMDPLGLSEAMPAMSSRAEGKGLGLRGVVSPAESVAMSVSDGELQAAARVKLSLGATGKVFAVTGLAPGDGSADLAVRLGAALAAVEPAPVLLVDGSVAEPTQAAAFGLPAKPGLLEVLRGDVELSSAVHSVGPPNLSVLPLGKGDASLASLLAGPNAATVLAQIRDRYRYVVIEVGLVQKAPDALLLAAMTDGVVVAAATGDRRRHELQGLKQDLDRMKIPLLGVVLTTGGGRSKR, encoded by the coding sequence ATGACTAAACCAAGAATGAGCGCTATGGACCCGCTCGGGCTCAGCGAAGCGATGCCCGCAATGTCGAGTCGCGCGGAGGGAAAGGGTTTGGGCCTGCGAGGTGTTGTGTCGCCCGCCGAGTCTGTCGCCATGTCGGTATCGGATGGCGAGTTGCAGGCGGCGGCCCGAGTCAAGCTGAGCCTCGGCGCCACCGGCAAGGTCTTCGCCGTAACGGGGCTGGCTCCAGGCGATGGTTCGGCCGATCTGGCCGTCCGGCTGGGCGCCGCTCTCGCAGCGGTGGAACCGGCTCCGGTGCTCCTGGTGGATGGCAGTGTCGCTGAGCCGACCCAGGCCGCGGCCTTCGGTCTCCCGGCCAAGCCCGGCCTGCTGGAGGTTCTGCGCGGCGACGTGGAACTATCCTCGGCGGTACACAGCGTGGGCCCGCCCAATCTATCCGTACTGCCACTGGGCAAGGGCGACGCGTCTCTCGCTTCCCTGCTCGCCGGACCCAATGCGGCCACCGTCCTGGCGCAGATCCGCGACCGGTACCGGTATGTCGTCATCGAGGTGGGGCTGGTGCAGAAGGCACCCGATGCTCTTCTACTCGCCGCGATGACTGACGGTGTTGTTGTAGCCGCGGCCACAGGCGACCGCCGGCGGCATGAACTCCAGGGTTTGAAGCAGGATCTGGACAGAATGAAGATCCCGCTTCTGGGTGTGGTCCTGACCACCGGCGGCGGCCGATCGAAACGATGA
- a CDS encoding glycosyltransferase → MMANPGQITRNSARSGVVQAVGPGRKIKVLHLLYTPGFGGIESIIINWWKTFNRDEFEVYVACFCGDRDREKPFLEAAEKAGIPVLPVPWTKFKPFLRCAREVARIVREKQIDIIHTHAYYGDAVGALAGKLAGVKTVATVYVWGKYEFHRQIMQFIDWLSIQFMTRVTAHCRDTASRTYVLGKSTRDIQVLLPGYPHRRVPPTAEERRRKRQAAGIADDEILLINAARLAPEKAQDQLLLSFRTIHARYPKTRLWIGGVGLESVEKELHRLRREYGLESAVDFVGFQQDFWSLLDVADMMVHPSHVEGIPQSIMAGMAAGLPIVASDVGGVSEVILQGKTGLIVAENDVDGFTRSVLSLLDNPELAHTLAKAAAHAIETNLSTEAAVAEVENLYRDMLARAR, encoded by the coding sequence ATGATGGCGAACCCAGGGCAGATCACCCGAAATTCAGCCCGCTCAGGTGTCGTGCAGGCGGTGGGCCCGGGCCGCAAGATCAAGGTACTGCACCTGCTCTACACTCCCGGATTCGGGGGCATCGAGAGCATCATCATCAACTGGTGGAAGACCTTCAACCGCGATGAGTTCGAGGTCTATGTGGCCTGCTTCTGCGGCGACAGGGACCGCGAGAAACCGTTTCTGGAAGCGGCGGAGAAGGCAGGCATTCCGGTTCTTCCGGTTCCCTGGACGAAGTTCAAACCGTTTCTGCGCTGCGCTCGCGAGGTCGCTCGCATCGTTCGCGAGAAGCAGATCGACATCATTCATACGCACGCTTACTACGGCGATGCGGTCGGCGCACTGGCCGGCAAACTGGCCGGAGTGAAGACTGTGGCCACGGTCTATGTGTGGGGCAAGTATGAGTTCCACCGCCAGATCATGCAGTTCATCGACTGGCTGTCGATTCAATTCATGACCCGCGTCACGGCGCATTGCCGCGACACGGCCAGCCGTACCTATGTCCTGGGCAAGTCGACGCGCGACATCCAGGTGCTGCTGCCCGGTTATCCCCACCGCCGTGTACCTCCAACGGCGGAGGAGCGTCGTCGCAAGCGGCAAGCGGCCGGTATCGCGGACGATGAGATCCTGCTGATCAATGCTGCCCGCCTGGCCCCCGAGAAGGCACAGGATCAGTTGTTGCTGAGCTTCCGCACGATTCACGCGCGCTATCCGAAAACCCGCCTGTGGATCGGAGGAGTGGGTCTCGAATCCGTCGAGAAGGAACTCCATCGCTTGCGGAGAGAATACGGCCTGGAGTCGGCGGTCGATTTTGTCGGCTTCCAGCAGGACTTCTGGTCATTGCTGGACGTTGCCGACATGATGGTCCACCCTTCCCACGTGGAAGGCATTCCCCAGTCGATCATGGCCGGAATGGCGGCCGGTCTGCCTATCGTCGCATCCGACGTCGGTGGCGTCAGCGAGGTGATCCTACAAGGGAAGACAGGACTCATTGTTGCGGAAAACGATGTCGATGGCTTCACGCGAAGCGTGCTGAGCCTTCTGGACAATCCCGAACTGGCGCATACGCTCGCCAAAGCCGCCGCCCACGCTATCGAAACGAACCTCTCCACGGAAGCGGCGGTGGCCGAGGTGGAGAACCTCTATCGCGACATGCTGGCCCGGGCGCGCTGA
- a CDS encoding DUF6259 domain-containing protein, producing MRHTLLGLMCFLCVSAYADVTLQDSVLTATTTTVSITFQGMNVQTLKNLVTNEVYISKAGPGWVDLNLREPTSEMLNPGSWQLQYDSTSGTMCGVITARDSVRSVTLTVGVTPDNDEVFVRVSAQSSKPGVRSVLWGIQGFSPEKSRLVVPGQAGITFDNETVPSRLALEYPTHWEAQFAVYEAAQGSLLMYAHDPRPYFKRLQANRELGTLDVGLEVFALAPWPEAVNVPVVDWRIKAFAGNWRPAVDHYRQWSDQTWAKREPNAARDWAKNIRGVVVVVDPRLDYLDLLAGKLEPSKTLLYLANWRKAGYDLNYPDYTPSDDIQPFMDRAHELGFRVLLHTSALGVSRYNPAYDAVQQFQLRDPDSGALIFWPWGLWPGGGLPPPEYIQSFAFISPAASQYRKLYIDSIRPMMESLKPDAVHLDAGGVMLNDANGLIEGMTSMEGMVQLHKDITDAFPDVVLSFESMTEQLANFHGFAQRWNSDYTSHPVSTYLMGDRVQFYGFLDQENPDEPGFLNYIRRYESQGVLPIIRIQSADDLSEKLPIASSVLRIMKLFQQYEFTPDWDGDWTGLQFRWVSADGSTTAKVEDGGSVVRMKVGDELIYERARRTTTLATDSYVPSWTAFGSNELFGLDPTREYWLSNQVARPDDQPRLVNLPSDVKVGTGSFATSKYGYFELDTVSPPAYDFVGNFSSAKIGTIFSLKDYPLIYGGMAEISRTIVAGNALSPALLIQPPYRVLGGATYVEFNVAVPQVPKVTFGFDVGISDFAGGGDGVLLVVRVDGREIWRQTVKQASLLPVQLDLTPWAGRTVALRLITHPGHSLNTNGDLSAWSNLRLIVGQADNLQVQVVSLGSADPVTVETALPGRFVFFPEPPPAVAVGDSLLDQPFEVWRQGYGGWPFLGRVDSSGVIQPVKSGDQVEERALPTIPPTKGSTLVTWGVHLPPDAANLEFRVGLANPSPPLPPTIDYSGAKFLLNINGESVWSLELRQNGWQPVTVDISKWQGQDVVIQIGLDAESNAIFDWAHWAGLTIR from the coding sequence ATGCGACACACTCTACTGGGACTGATGTGCTTCTTGTGTGTCTCCGCCTACGCGGACGTTACACTGCAGGACTCCGTCCTGACTGCCACCACTACCACCGTTTCCATCACTTTTCAGGGCATGAACGTGCAGACCCTGAAGAATCTGGTTACCAATGAGGTGTACATCTCAAAAGCGGGACCCGGCTGGGTCGATCTGAACCTACGCGAGCCGACGAGTGAAATGCTCAACCCCGGCTCGTGGCAGTTGCAGTACGACAGCACATCGGGAACGATGTGCGGCGTCATCACGGCTCGGGATTCGGTGCGTTCCGTCACATTGACGGTCGGTGTCACGCCGGACAATGACGAGGTGTTCGTCCGCGTGTCGGCGCAGTCCTCCAAGCCGGGCGTCCGCAGCGTGCTTTGGGGTATCCAGGGATTCTCGCCCGAGAAGAGCCGTCTGGTGGTGCCGGGGCAGGCCGGTATCACATTCGACAACGAGACCGTGCCTTCGCGGCTGGCCCTGGAATATCCAACACACTGGGAGGCTCAGTTCGCTGTCTACGAGGCGGCTCAAGGAAGTCTTCTCATGTATGCGCACGATCCGCGCCCCTACTTCAAGCGACTGCAGGCGAATCGTGAACTGGGGACCCTGGATGTCGGGCTCGAAGTGTTTGCTCTGGCGCCGTGGCCGGAAGCTGTGAACGTGCCTGTGGTGGACTGGCGCATCAAAGCCTTTGCGGGCAACTGGCGGCCGGCCGTCGATCATTACCGTCAATGGAGCGACCAGACGTGGGCCAAGCGAGAGCCCAACGCCGCCCGGGATTGGGCGAAGAACATTCGCGGCGTTGTTGTCGTCGTCGATCCGCGACTCGATTACCTGGATCTATTGGCCGGCAAGCTCGAGCCGTCGAAAACCCTGCTCTATCTGGCCAATTGGCGCAAGGCCGGCTATGACCTCAACTATCCGGACTACACACCCAGTGATGACATCCAGCCGTTTATGGACCGGGCCCACGAACTCGGCTTTCGGGTGCTGCTCCACACCAGCGCCCTGGGTGTCTCTCGATACAATCCGGCGTACGACGCCGTGCAGCAATTCCAGTTGCGGGACCCGGACAGCGGGGCTTTGATCTTCTGGCCGTGGGGTCTATGGCCGGGAGGTGGACTGCCCCCGCCCGAATATATCCAGAGCTTCGCGTTCATTTCGCCGGCCGCCTCTCAGTACCGGAAACTGTATATCGATTCCATCCGGCCGATGATGGAGTCGCTCAAGCCGGACGCGGTCCACTTGGACGCCGGCGGGGTCATGTTGAACGACGCCAACGGATTGATCGAAGGCATGACGTCAATGGAGGGCATGGTGCAACTCCACAAGGACATCACCGACGCCTTCCCTGACGTTGTACTCAGCTTCGAAAGCATGACCGAGCAACTGGCGAACTTCCACGGTTTCGCGCAGCGTTGGAACTCCGACTACACATCCCACCCGGTGAGTACCTACCTAATGGGGGACCGGGTGCAGTTCTACGGATTCCTTGATCAGGAGAACCCGGACGAGCCCGGATTCCTGAACTACATCCGCCGCTATGAATCGCAAGGCGTCCTGCCGATCATCCGGATCCAGTCGGCTGACGACCTGAGCGAGAAACTGCCAATTGCGTCGAGCGTCCTGCGGATCATGAAATTGTTCCAGCAGTACGAGTTCACGCCGGACTGGGATGGCGATTGGACGGGGCTGCAGTTCCGCTGGGTCAGCGCCGACGGATCGACAACGGCGAAGGTGGAAGATGGCGGGTCCGTTGTCCGCATGAAGGTGGGCGACGAGCTCATCTACGAGCGGGCGCGCCGGACCACGACGCTTGCCACTGATTCATATGTCCCGAGCTGGACGGCCTTCGGTTCCAACGAGCTGTTCGGACTGGATCCCACGCGAGAGTACTGGCTCTCCAACCAAGTCGCGCGGCCGGACGATCAGCCGCGGCTGGTGAATCTGCCCAGCGACGTGAAAGTGGGTACTGGCTCCTTCGCAACGTCCAAGTACGGCTACTTCGAGCTGGATACGGTCTCGCCGCCTGCCTATGACTTTGTCGGAAACTTTAGTTCGGCGAAGATCGGAACAATCTTCTCGCTGAAGGACTACCCGCTCATCTATGGCGGCATGGCGGAGATTTCGCGCACGATCGTCGCAGGCAATGCGCTGTCGCCGGCCCTGTTGATCCAGCCGCCCTACCGGGTGCTGGGCGGCGCCACCTATGTCGAGTTCAACGTGGCCGTCCCTCAGGTCCCGAAAGTGACCTTCGGGTTTGATGTCGGCATCAGCGACTTTGCCGGCGGCGGCGACGGAGTCCTCCTCGTAGTAAGAGTCGATGGTAGGGAGATCTGGCGCCAAACAGTGAAGCAAGCCTCTCTCCTGCCCGTGCAGTTGGACCTCACTCCCTGGGCCGGCCGCACGGTGGCTCTTCGTTTGATCACCCACCCTGGGCACAGTCTGAACACGAACGGCGACCTCAGTGCCTGGAGCAATCTGCGCCTCATCGTGGGGCAGGCAGACAATTTGCAGGTGCAGGTGGTGTCGCTGGGTTCGGCCGATCCTGTCACCGTGGAGACCGCTCTACCGGGCCGGTTTGTGTTCTTCCCCGAGCCTCCGCCGGCCGTCGCGGTGGGTGATAGTTTGCTCGATCAGCCTTTTGAAGTCTGGCGCCAGGGCTATGGCGGATGGCCCTTCCTGGGCCGTGTCGACAGCAGCGGCGTGATTCAGCCGGTGAAATCCGGCGACCAAGTGGAAGAGCGCGCCCTGCCCACAATTCCGCCCACCAAGGGATCGACCCTCGTGACCTGGGGTGTCCACCTGCCTCCGGACGCGGCCAACCTCGAGTTTCGCGTGGGCCTGGCGAATCCCTCACCGCCACTGCCTCCTACCATCGACTATTCCGGCGCCAAGTTCCTGTTGAATATCAACGGAGAATCAGTGTGGTCGCTGGAGCTGCGTCAGAATGGCTGGCAGCCGGTCACTGTCGATATTTCGAAGTGGCAAGGGCAGGACGTCGTCATTCAAATCGGGCTGGACGCCGAGTCGAACGCCATATTTGACTGGGCGCACTGGGCGGGGCTGACGATCCGCTGA
- a CDS encoding glycosyltransferase family 1 protein codes for MRIGVFVAFAGRNCGGPEVFERELVRSLVAVNPGHEYHVYCLDRHAPEVIGLQHPSVTCHVLKPSFRVISMITSLPRVVAQTQPDIFHAPMVTPPFCPKNTIMAVQCSSLIRHPEFFPPLVRLRLEFLLYRAIPKSAIVVCPSEHVREVVQEKFRLPDDRFRVIGPGVSPAFHPIAEEAKRHYLENEHDIRYPYFLLSGRWEARKNIVKTLEAFAHFKRTYKTEHKLVLTGGRSWGTAEVQAILDHPELKDMVVDLGKTPIDELPYLYAGAEALVYVSLWEGFGMPIIEAMACGTPVVTSNTSAMPETAGGHALLVDPNSIEQISAALFRATQDHAWRQRARVNGIQRAKLFTWESVAEKFLGLYDEVGGGTPAGAASGGRTAYSR; via the coding sequence ATGAGGATTGGTGTCTTTGTTGCATTTGCGGGTAGGAACTGCGGTGGTCCGGAGGTGTTCGAGCGGGAGTTGGTGCGTTCCCTGGTGGCAGTGAACCCGGGCCATGAGTACCATGTCTATTGCCTCGACCGTCATGCGCCCGAGGTGATTGGCCTGCAGCACCCGAGTGTCACCTGCCATGTGCTGAAGCCTTCGTTCCGGGTGATCAGCATGATTACGTCACTACCGCGCGTGGTCGCCCAGACGCAACCCGATATCTTCCACGCCCCGATGGTCACGCCTCCTTTTTGCCCTAAAAATACCATCATGGCGGTGCAATGTTCGTCGTTGATTCGCCACCCTGAGTTCTTTCCACCACTTGTTCGCCTGCGGCTGGAGTTCCTTCTTTATAGAGCGATACCCAAATCGGCGATTGTCGTTTGCCCTTCCGAACATGTACGCGAAGTTGTTCAGGAAAAGTTCCGGCTTCCCGATGACCGGTTCCGCGTGATCGGCCCCGGAGTCAGCCCCGCTTTTCACCCCATCGCGGAGGAAGCCAAGCGGCACTACCTGGAGAACGAACACGACATCCGCTACCCGTACTTCCTGCTTTCGGGCCGCTGGGAGGCGCGGAAGAACATCGTGAAGACGCTGGAGGCCTTCGCTCACTTCAAGCGCACTTACAAGACCGAACACAAATTGGTTCTGACCGGCGGGCGGAGCTGGGGTACCGCTGAAGTCCAGGCGATTCTGGATCACCCGGAGCTGAAGGACATGGTCGTCGACCTCGGCAAAACACCGATCGACGAACTGCCTTATCTCTACGCCGGCGCCGAAGCGCTGGTCTACGTCTCGCTGTGGGAAGGCTTCGGAATGCCCATCATTGAAGCGATGGCATGCGGCACGCCCGTCGTCACGTCGAACACCTCGGCGATGCCGGAAACGGCCGGTGGCCATGCTCTGCTGGTCGACCCCAATTCGATTGAGCAGATCTCCGCAGCCTTGTTCCGCGCCACACAGGATCATGCCTGGCGCCAAAGAGCGCGGGTCAATGGCATTCAGAGGGCCAAGCTCTTCACATGGGAGTCTGTTGCCGAGAAGTTCCTCGGGCTCTACGACGAGGTGGGCGGCGGTACGCCGGCGGGAGCAGCCTCGGGCGGCCGCACAGCTTACTCCCGCTGA